DNA sequence from the Phragmitibacter flavus genome:
CCGCTGACGATCGTCACCACCCCGATTCGCGGATACCAGATCGGCCTGCTGGGCCAGCATCAGTTGTGGAATGCCACCCTTGCGGTTGCTGCATTCAAAGCCGCCGGTTTCAAACCCCGTGAACCGGTGCTTCGGCAAGGATTGCGCGACGTCGAATGGCCTGCGAGATTCCAGCGTTTTGACAACGAGAACATGGTGCTGGATGGAGCGCACAACCAGGATTCCATCGACACCCTTGTGCGCGTCTGGCAGCAGTTTTTCCAGCGCGAAAGGGCTCAAATCGTCTTTGGCTGTGTGAAGGGACGCGAACTCGTGCCTCTGCTTCGCTCGCTGCAATCGATCGCCGCCGGGTGGCACTTTACCAACTTTGAAAGTCAGCGCGCCGAACTTCCAGAAGACGTTCAGGGCCATCTAAAATCCCTCTACGGAGACCAGATGCAAAGCTCCGTCCATGCCAGCCCGGAACACGCCCTCAACAGCGCCCGCAAACATCCGGAACGTGTGCTGGTGACCGGTTCGCTCTATCTCGTCGGCGAAGTGCTGGCGCAGTTGCGCGGCGAGAAGGAGTGGTTCCAGAGCAGCTTGCAGTAGGAATGGAAATTCGCTGCTGCGGACCCTGCCGTTATTTCTCCGCAATCTTCACCTCGTCCCAAACCGCATCCATCTCTGCCAAGGTGCAGTCGGTCATCACCCGACCGCGCTCCGCCAGGGTTGATTCCACCTGTCCAAAGCGGCGCTCGAATTTGTGATTCGCAGCGACCAGAGCGGTCTCGGCATCCACCCCCAACTTGCGGGCGAGATTGACGACGGCGAACAACAAATCGCCAACCTCCTCCGCGATATTCTGCGGATCACCTGCGACAATGGCTTCTTCAATTTCCACCGTTTCCTCGCGAATTTTATCCAGCACCGGCGTCGCATCCGGCCAGTCGAATCCCACTTTGCCGGCTTTGCGTTGCAATTTTTGAGCACGCATCAATGCGGGGAGGCCATGGGAGATGCCGTCAAGATGGGCCGATTTTTGTGATCCCTTTTCCACCCGTTTGATCGCCTCCCACTGCGTCAACACCGCATCCGAGGTTGCCGCCGTCGCATCGCCAAACACGTGCGGATGACGTCGAATCAGCTTCTCGCTGATTCCGCGCGCGATGTCATCAAACGTGAATCCCCCGTCTTCGCTGGCGATCTCGGCATGAAACACCGGCTGCAGAAGCAGGTCTCCCAGCTCTTCACAAAAATGCGCCATGTCACCGCTTCGTGCCGCCTCTGCCACTTCGTAAGCCTCCTCAAGCAAATGCGGGATCAATGAGTCATGCGTCTGCTCGGCGTCCCATGGGCATCCGCCGGGCGCACGCAGTTCGTGCATAACGGCGCGTAGTTGCGCCATGGGTTCAAGTTCTGAGTGAGTTGGTCTTTGATGGGAGGCCACGTGGGCACCCTAGTCCAGCCCTGCGGGGTTTCCAGAAAAACCACAAACCACAGAGGCCTGGCCCTCAACCTTTCACGAGGCCTTCCTGACGCAGGAAGTTCTCCACCCAGGTGATGTCGTAGTTGCCTTGCTGGAAATCTGAGGTCGTCAGAATTTTGCTTTGTAACGGAATCGTTGTCTTGATGCCTTCAATCTGAAACTCGCTCAAAGCCCGACGCATGCGCTTGATGGCCGCATCGCGGGTGGCCGCGGTAACGATCAGTTTGGCAATCATGCTGTCGTAATACGGAGGCACCGTGTAACCGGAATAAACGTGCGTATCGACCCGCACCCCACGACCGCCAGGAGCATACCAATGGTGGATTTTTCCAGGGCTCGGCTGGAAATTGTTGAACGGATCTTCCGCATTGATCCGGCACTCGATGGAGTGGTGGCGCGGCTGGCTCTTCAAAATGTGTTCGGACAAGGGCATGCCCGCGGCAATTTGAATCTGCTCCTTGATCAGGTCACAACCATAGACTTCTTCGGTAATGGGATGCTCCACCTGAATCCGGGTGTTCATTTCCATGAAATAGAAATTTTTGCCGTCGTTGTCGACAAGGTATTCGATCGTCCCGCAGTTCTCGTAACCGATTTCGCGGCACAATTTCACGGAGGCATCGCCCATCTCTTTGCGCATTGCATCGGAGATCTTCGGCGACGGACATTCTTCAATGATCTTCTGGTTGCGACGCTGCATCGAGCAATCGCGTTCGCCCAGATGAATGACGTTGCCGTGGCTGTCGGCCACCATTTGGAACTCGATGTGATGCGGACGCTCCACGAGCTTTTCCATGTAAACCGATCCATCGCCGAAACACTTCAGCGCTTCCATGCTGGCCTGTTGATAGCTGGAGCGCAGGGTTGCCTCGTTGAGAACGGGACGCATGCCACGACCACCACCACCGGCGGAGGCCTTGATCATCACTGGCAATCCGATGGCGCGCGCCACTTCCATGGCTTCGTCCTCGGTTTCGATCACCCCATCGGACCCGGGAGTGATGGGCACTCCGAGCCGCCGTGCAGTAGCGCGTGCGGTGTTTTTGTCGCCCATCATCGAGATCACTTTTGAGGAAGGCCCGATGAACTTGATCTTGCAACGGTCGCAAATTTCCGCGAACTCGGCTTTCTCACTCAAAAAGCCGTAGCCGGGATGGATGGCGTCGACATTGGCGATCTCAGCCGCCGCAATGATGCGCGGGATCTTTAAGTAACTCTCCGTGCTGGGACCAGGCCCGATGCAGATGGCCTGATCGGCGAGCTGGACGTGCATGGAGTCGACATCCGCTTCAGAATAAACGGCGACGGTTTTGACATCGAGTTCCTTGCAGGCGCGAATGACGCGGAGCGCGATTTCACCACGGTTGGCGACGAGAACTTTTTTGAACATTGGCATGAAGATGAAGGACGGGAGACGAAAGAAAAAGCGGCAGTGACACTACTGAAAAACCGGCTTGCCGGTCATGGAATGACGGTCCCTGCTACTTCAGTTCGAACAGCGCCTGGCCGTATTGGACGGGTTTGGCATCGTCCACAAGGATTCGGGCGATGGTTCCGCGCGCCTCGGCTTTGATTTCGTTCATCACCTTCATGGCTTCGATGATGCAAACCACCGTATTCTCGTCGACCGTGTCACCCACATTGATGAACACTTTTTCTTTCGGTCCGGGCGAGCGGTAGAAAGTTCCCACCATTGGGGAATTGATGGTTGGTCCGCTGCTGGCTGCTTCAGGGGCTGCGGCTGCCGGAGCGGCTGCCACGGGGGCCGGAGCCACGGGAGCGGCTGCGATCGGTGCAGCCATCATTGGAGCGGCGGCCATGGCACCCTGGGTGACCGGCATTTTGGAAAGCAGATCTTTCGCCGCTTCGACATCGGTGCCGCGACGGAGTTTGATCTTGAACGAGCCGTGCTCGAGGTGGAAAAAAGAAAGGTCGTTCTTGCTCATGAGATCCACGATCTGGCGGATCTCTTTCAAGTCCAAACCTTGGTCTTCATGCTGGGAATGTTGTTCGTCCATGTAGTTGATGTTGAGGAGACAAACATGAAACGAGAATCGCCCGCTTGGCAAGAAGGAAAGTGTCCTCAGCCAACGTCGCGCTCGGGACGAGCCTTCTACTTTTTCTTCCACCGCATGGCCCGAAACGGATGGTTGTCGATCATGTTCGCCCGCACGCCCTCCAAATTTTCCCGGTAAAACTGCACGCCCACGTAATGATAAACCGGAATGATGGGCGGATCGGTGCTGACCAAAAGCTTCTCCGCCTCATTAAAAATGGCATGCCGACGTCCGATGTCCGCCTCGCGCATCGCCGCAGGAATCAACTCGTCATAACGCGAATTGGTCCAACCCGTGCGATTGTTGCCGTTGCCTGTGGTGAACATCTCAATGAAAGTGTTCGGATCATTGTAATCCCCCACCCAGCTGGAGCGGCACATGTCAAAAGACAGCTCGCGCATCGAAGCAAGCCAGATTTTTTGCTCCTGTTTGACCAGATTGACCGTGATGCCCAGATTCTCCCGCCACATGGCCTGCAGCTCGACGGCAATGTTCCGCTCAATGGTCTGCGGGAGATGCAGATACTCGATCCGCGGAAAACCTTTGCCGCCGGGAAAGCCCGCTTCAGCCAGCAATTCGCGGGCTCGCTTCGGATCGAAATCCAACCCAGTCGGGGGTTGATAATCTTTGCCCGCACCGGGGGGCACGAGGGAGAAAGCGGTGTTTTCACCCAACTGGGTGATCTTTTCGACGATGCGTTTTTTATCCACGCTTAGTGCAAGTGCCTGGCGCACCCGGGCATCCGTGAAAGGGGCTTTGGTCACGTTGAAGCGGATGAACCAGGTGCCGAGGAACGGTCCGGTGTGGAAATAAGGCTGCTCTTTCAACTTCGGGATGATCGATGGATGCAGCATCCCTTTGTCCATCAACAAGTCTGCCTGCTCCGTCATGAAATAGTTCAATGCGGTGTTCGCGTCTGAGATCGGCAGCACGTCCACCACTTCCATGCCGACGTTGGCCCGGTCCCAATAATCCGGGCTTCTGGTGAGACGAATGAAGTCATCAATGCGCCAGTCCTTGATGCGATAAGGCCCGTTGGTGACGATCGAGTCCGGCTTGATCCACCCACCGCCAAATTTTTCCACCGTCGGCACATGCACCGGGGCCAGCGTGAGAAAGGCGGTGAGGTCAATCCAATACGGAATCGGATTCTCCAGCGTCGTTTCCAAAGTCCGATCGTCCAGTGCTTTGACCCCGACCTGGGCGAAATCGGAGATCGTCCCTTCATGAAACGCCTTGGCATTAAGCAAAGGGTAAAGCTGTGACGCATAATCGGAAGCCGTCGCCGGGGTGAGCACCCGCTGCCACGAACGCACGAAATCATGAGCCGTCAGCGCCTCGCCATTGCTCCATTTCAATCCAGCCCGCAGGTGGAAGGTGTAACGTTTTTTGTCCTCGCTGACCTCCCAACGTTCTGCACAACCCGGTTCTGCTTTTCCATCGGCGGTTCCCCGACAAAGCCCCTCGAACAAGGCTTCACTCACCCGCATGCTGACCTGATCCGTGACCAGGGCGGGATCGAGCGTTTCGACCTCGGCGCTGTTCACGAACACGAGATCCGCACGCTCCCGCAGCTCGCCGCAGCAGGCAAGCATCAGGGCAGCGAGGCCGAGGCACAAAAAAGGGATGCGGTGTAAATCTCGCATCCCTTAAGATAATGTCGCGATAACGGCGTCGCGCGAATTTTTAATTCGCAGCGGGGGCAGGAGCCGGAGTCGGCGTGGGCTCAGCGGCAGGAGCAGGTGCTGGTTCCACAGGAGCTGGTGCCTCAGCCGCTGGAGCTGGAGTGGGTGCGGGAGTTGCAGCAGGTGCTGGCTCAGGCGCAGGTGTCGGAGCAGGAGCCGCAGGAGCAGGTGTTTCAGCAGCAGGCTGAGGAGCTGCGGCGGGCGCTGGGACCGGTGTTTCGGTTGGAGGAACAGGTGCGGTGGCAGCTGGGACAGCCTCAGGGGCAGGAGAAGCCTCGGTAGCCGGAATCGCCACTTCCGCAGGAGCGGTTGCGGCTGGTTTGATGTCGGATTCATCAACGAGAGGCTTCAAGTCCTGGTCGCCACTGCGATGAGCCATCAAAACGGCGACCGCAAAAGTGAGGATAAAAAGCATAATGCCCAGCCAGGTGGTGCCTTTTTGCAAAACGTTGGTCGTCTGGGCACCAAACATCTGATCGGTCATGCCGCCGCCGAAAGCTGCTCCAAGTCCTTCCTGGCGAGGACGTTGCATCAAAACGATAAGGATGAGGAGGGCGCAGACAATGCCTTCCAGCACCATGAGAAATCCGATTAAAATGTCCATAAGGGGTGGTGACTATGGCACAGATGTCTTCCCACACAAGGAAAAGATGCGTGCGCTTTCGGAGGCAACCGCCTGGCTGCTCCCTTTCAATCAAAAGCCAGTTTCATTTTGACCCAGCGATGATCTGAACCCAGTGCAGGGCCGACCTCGTAGGACATCACGTTCGCTTGGTCCGATACCAAAAAATGATCAAGAGGAATTCCCAGCACCGGAAGGATGGGGTTGAAAGGCAATCGGGGACCCCAGGTCGGCATGCATCCGAACCCTTGAGCCGCATGGCGCAAATTTGTCGTCTCCACAATTCTGCGAAAGGTCGGCGAAAACGGTGTGGTGTTGAAGTCTCCCGCCAGTATGGATACGTCGGCGGCCGGATCGGCCAACAATCCCTTCTGGTAGAGTGCCGCCTGCGCTTTTTGCTGCCATCTTTTGGTGCGATTGACCGGAGTGGGCGGATGAATGGCTCCAATCCGGATTCGCTTCCCGTTAATCAATAGGGTGGCCACCATCAATTCGTTGTCCCCCCAGGATTCTGACTTCGGTTTTCCTTCGGGCACCCTCGCTTTCCCAGCGGTTTCATTGGACGCCACCACATGCTCGAAATCCAGCAGGACAATTTCCGTTTTCTCCATGGGATGTTTGCTGAGCAACCAGTTGCCGTAGGGCGTCGCTGCCAGTTGGTGCGGATAGCGGTCCGCCAGCGGCTTCAATAGTTGCGCCCATTCATCGGTGACCTCCGTCAGGAAAAGCACGTCGAGATCCTCTTTTAAGAGCGCAGCCAACACTTTTTCAGGAGTCCGGTTCTTTCGGTAGACGTTAAAGACCATCATGGTGGCTGTCTGCGCGTCTGCACTCACCAACGGCTGCGAAACAGGGATGGAATATCGGGCCATCGGCCATGCGAATCCTGCCGCCAGACAGGATGCAAGGGCCGCGCGCTTCCAGCGTTTTTGGAAGGCAAAGTAGGCCCCCAGCATCGCCGCCGCCAAGGCTTCCTGAAGCACCAAATGGGTGAACTTTTCAAATTGGCCAACCCATTCCGCCCAGGGGGTTGCTAGCGCAGCAAGCGTCAGCAGTCCCAGGCCAACACAGGCAAGGAGATGCAGAACGCGGGGGAGGTGGCCGATCCATTGAGGCCGTTGCTTAAGGGGGTTTTTCACAGGTCTAACTCATGCAAGCATCAATAAGCAAGCCAGGGGCCCAGCCATTTTTCAGCGAATTCGACAGTGACGCCTTTGCGCGCAGCGTAATCTTCGACCTGGTCCTTGTTGAGTTTGCCGGTGGCGAAGTAGCGGGCTTCGGGATGACCAAAGTAAAGGCCGCTGACAGCGGAGCCGGGATGCATCGCCATGCTTTCGGTCAGGGTAACTCCGGTATGCTCGGTGGCGTCGAGGAGGCTGAAAAGAATGGGTTTCTCGGTGTGGTCAGGTTGTGATGGATAGCCGGGAGCAGGACGGATGCCGCGATAACGCTCTTTGATGAGGTCTTCGTTGGTGAGATCGTCCGGCTTTTCAAATCCCCAGTTGATGCGGGCCTGGAGATGCAGGTATTCGGCGGTGGCTTCGGCAAGTCGGTCGGCCACGGCTTTGATCATGATGCTGGTGTAGTCATCGTGAGCGGCTTTGTAGGTGTCGGCAAATTCATCGGCACCGTGAACCCCAACGCAGAATCCGCCAATGTAGTCGGTGCGACCGCTTTCTTTGGGGGCGATGTAGTCGGCGAGGGCGAAGTTCGGTTTGTCCTTTTTCACCATCTGCTGACGCAGAGTGTGATAGACGCATGCGATTTCTTTGCGGGATTCGTCGGTGTAGACTTCGATGTCGTCGCCAATGCTGTTGGCAGGATGGAAACCGTAGCAGGCCCGGATTTGAAACTGGCCCTCGGCGATGACGCGATCGAGGATGGCGTTGGCATCAGTGAAAAGTTTGGCGGCTTCGATGCCGACCTGCTCCTGGAATTCGGCAAGAGCGCTGCGGAAGATTTGTTCTTCGGGCATCCAGCGTCCGCGCAGTTCCCAGGTGTGGAAGAAAGGCGACCAATCGATGAATGGGCGCACGGTTTCGATGGGCAGCGGATCAAACGTG
Encoded proteins:
- the accB gene encoding acetyl-CoA carboxylase biotin carboxyl carrier protein; protein product: MDEQHSQHEDQGLDLKEIRQIVDLMSKNDLSFFHLEHGSFKIKLRRGTDVEAAKDLLSKMPVTQGAMAAAPMMAAPIAAAPVAPAPVAAAPAAAAPEAASSGPTINSPMVGTFYRSPGPKEKVFINVGDTVDENTVVCIIEAMKVMNEIKAEARGTIARILVDDAKPVQYGQALFELK
- the accC gene encoding acetyl-CoA carboxylase biotin carboxylase subunit, with product MFKKVLVANRGEIALRVIRACKELDVKTVAVYSEADVDSMHVQLADQAICIGPGPSTESYLKIPRIIAAAEIANVDAIHPGYGFLSEKAEFAEICDRCKIKFIGPSSKVISMMGDKNTARATARRLGVPITPGSDGVIETEDEAMEVARAIGLPVMIKASAGGGGRGMRPVLNEATLRSSYQQASMEALKCFGDGSVYMEKLVERPHHIEFQMVADSHGNVIHLGERDCSMQRRNQKIIEECPSPKISDAMRKEMGDASVKLCREIGYENCGTIEYLVDNDGKNFYFMEMNTRIQVEHPITEEVYGCDLIKEQIQIAAGMPLSEHILKSQPRHHSIECRINAEDPFNNFQPSPGKIHHWYAPGGRGVRVDTHVYSGYTVPPYYDSMIAKLIVTAATRDAAIKRMRRALSEFQIEGIKTTIPLQSKILTTSDFQQGNYDITWVENFLRQEGLVKG
- the secG gene encoding preprotein translocase subunit SecG, giving the protein MDILIGFLMVLEGIVCALLILIVLMQRPRQEGLGAAFGGGMTDQMFGAQTTNVLQKGTTWLGIMLFILTFAVAVLMAHRSGDQDLKPLVDESDIKPAATAPAEVAIPATEASPAPEAVPAATAPVPPTETPVPAPAAAPQPAAETPAPAAPAPTPAPEPAPAATPAPTPAPAAEAPAPVEPAPAPAAEPTPTPAPAPAAN
- a CDS encoding endonuclease/exonuclease/phosphatase family protein; its protein translation is MKNPLKQRPQWIGHLPRVLHLLACVGLGLLTLAALATPWAEWVGQFEKFTHLVLQEALAAAMLGAYFAFQKRWKRAALASCLAAGFAWPMARYSIPVSQPLVSADAQTATMMVFNVYRKNRTPEKVLAALLKEDLDVLFLTEVTDEWAQLLKPLADRYPHQLAATPYGNWLLSKHPMEKTEIVLLDFEHVVASNETAGKARVPEGKPKSESWGDNELMVATLLINGKRIRIGAIHPPTPVNRTKRWQQKAQAALYQKGLLADPAADVSILAGDFNTTPFSPTFRRIVETTNLRHAAQGFGCMPTWGPRLPFNPILPVLGIPLDHFLVSDQANVMSYEVGPALGSDHRWVKMKLAFD
- a CDS encoding peptide ABC transporter substrate-binding protein, whose product is MRDLHRIPFLCLGLAALMLACCGELRERADLVFVNSAEVETLDPALVTDQVSMRVSEALFEGLCRGTADGKAEPGCAERWEVSEDKKRYTFHLRAGLKWSNGEALTAHDFVRSWQRVLTPATASDYASQLYPLLNAKAFHEGTISDFAQVGVKALDDRTLETTLENPIPYWIDLTAFLTLAPVHVPTVEKFGGGWIKPDSIVTNGPYRIKDWRIDDFIRLTRSPDYWDRANVGMEVVDVLPISDANTALNYFMTEQADLLMDKGMLHPSIIPKLKEQPYFHTGPFLGTWFIRFNVTKAPFTDARVRQALALSVDKKRIVEKITQLGENTAFSLVPPGAGKDYQPPTGLDFDPKRARELLAEAGFPGGKGFPRIEYLHLPQTIERNIAVELQAMWRENLGITVNLVKQEQKIWLASMRELSFDMCRSSWVGDYNDPNTFIEMFTTGNGNNRTGWTNSRYDELIPAAMREADIGRRHAIFNEAEKLLVSTDPPIIPVYHYVGVQFYRENLEGVRANMIDNHPFRAMRWKKK
- the mazG gene encoding nucleoside triphosphate pyrophosphohydrolase — translated: MAQLRAVMHELRAPGGCPWDAEQTHDSLIPHLLEEAYEVAEAARSGDMAHFCEELGDLLLQPVFHAEIASEDGGFTFDDIARGISEKLIRRHPHVFGDATAATSDAVLTQWEAIKRVEKGSQKSAHLDGISHGLPALMRAQKLQRKAGKVGFDWPDATPVLDKIREETVEIEEAIVAGDPQNIAEEVGDLLFAVVNLARKLGVDAETALVAANHKFERRFGQVESTLAERGRVMTDCTLAEMDAVWDEVKIAEK